GGGGGTAACCAGGACGAAATAGGAACCCGGTGCAAGGCTTCGGGTCGTTCCCGAACTTGAGATGGAGCCAGCGGTTGCAAGGGTGTCGCCCGGATCCACTAACCCGTTCCCATTCGCGTCAAAAATGAGCGCGGCTTGGGTCCAGTTATCGCTGGTAATCCTGACATTTACGGTTCTAGTTTCGGTGAGGTCAAACCGGAAGGCATCGCCCGCATCCTGCACACCGACGTAATCCCTTGCAATAAAGGTTGAGGTGGGGAGTTGATTCAAAATGCCAACCGACGGGGCACCAGATAGTGTTTCACCCGGATCCGTATTGAGGTTGCTGGGTTTGGGAGTCGCCACCAACGACAAATCATATCGTGTGGACAGGAAACTACTGAATCGTGGGCTAACTCGCACATAGTAGGTACCTGGAACCAGCGTTTGTGTTTCGCTACCAAACCCATTGCTGGCTGTTTCTAACACTTCGCCGCTATCGATTTGCTTGTTGCGTGCGGTTGGCGTCAAAAATCAGCTCGGCCTGGGTGCTTCCCTGACCTTCAAGCAACATCTCGACGGAACTAATGTCTTTGAGGTTGAATTTGAAACCATCAGCTTCATCCAGGGTGCCAATGTAGTCCTTTCCAACAAAGGTGCCCGCTTTGAGACGATCTAATGTGCCTATCGCTCTAGGCTTCTTGAGACTATCCCCACCCCCTTGCTTACCTAGGTTGCCTGGATTGGGCTTTGCCACCATCTTGAGATCATATTCGAGGCGATCGCTCATAAACCGAGGCTGCACCTGGAGATAGTACTGTCCTTCAGGAAGAGTCACAACCGACCCTGAGCTAAAGGAACTAAAGGCCGTCTCTACAATCTCGCCATCGTCTACCTTACGGTTCCCGTTTGCATCAAAGATTAGATTTGCTTGAGCCGAACCCGTCGCCGTCTTAATGGTGGTCTCCAAATCTGTGATTTGATTCAGCGTGAACCGATAGAATCGATTGGGGTCAGGATCGTTAATCGTTAATCAATCGTTTGTCGGTATAGGTACCGCGCAGGCGTCCAATGTTGAGCGCTGCTTGGCATCGTTGCCCGGTTCGGGACGCGGGGTTTAGCTGCGTCTAATTGAAGCTCGTAGGCGGTCTTTTTACCTTTGGTGAGACTGACCTGAAGGTAGTAAATCCCCCGTGTGAGGTTGCGGAGAATGCCTCTACCTTGGCCTCCCTTTGTGAAACTGGCTTGATCAACAGCACTTTTCTTCTTGTCAAAGAGTTGAATCGTGGCGTTGGCTTTCAATTTGCTCAGCGAGGCTGAAACGCTGCTTGTTTTAGAAACGTTAACTTTGAAAACGTCAACCTGATTTGACGGACTCAGGGAGTCTGTAACTTATAGCCGTTTGGAGAGTTTACCCAGATTTTTTGCATCTTTGAAGCTGCTGCCTGCTTGTTGTCTTCCCATTGGGATACCTTAGTAGACATCAAAACACCACAAAATCGCCAAGAGCGTTGAACATCCTAGCGATTTTGTCCATGTCCACTGTATTGAGTCCCGGAGGGGAGACGTTACAAATGGAGATAGATTTTGTGTGATCTACATGGTTTTATGGGCGACTTTACTGGAGTTTCAAAGACGATGCCCCAGCAGATCGCGGCGTCTACTAAGGCGTATCTGGACAGAGGCGATCGCTGCCGCCCAATCTCGTCAATAGACAGCCTGCATACTCACCTGCTGGCGTTGTCGAAGCCGTAAAGACCATCAGCGCTTCTGAATCCGACACATCGGCATGTTTGATCACCAGATCACCCCCGACAAATCCGGTTCCGGTAATGCTACTCAGGGGAAAGGTGGAAAATTCATCGGGCAGGGGACGGTTCCCAGGAACCTGTACCCGATAAATGGCGTAGGCTCCAGGTTGGGGATCGAATACAAAGACCGCACTAGTTTGGGTTTCATAGCACTCCTGGAGCAAGACACCGACGGCAACATTGCCTGTCACGGGATCCACCGAAACGGAGCCAGGAAAAAACCACTGACCGTTTAACGTCTGTTGATCGGCAATCTGAGCAGCCTCACAATCGACCGCATCCAAGACTTGCACATTCAGATCAGCGGCATTGATAATGAATCGCTGATCATCCCAGCGCAGTTTGAGCCGGGTACGGTCAGCGCTGATTTTGGCCTTGGGAATGCCCGTATTGGCAGATTGGGCGATCGCCCCTGTGCTCAGTAGTCCTGAGCCTATCAGTAGTCCTGCGAGTCCGGTTGTAGCGATCCATTGACGGTTCATCAGTTAAGTCTCCACGCTTGAGCATCAAAAAAGGGAGACTATGCGTGAATGCTGGGGGGCATCCTAGACTCCCACGATACTTCCTAAGACGTTAATGGGGCAGAGAAGTTCCTACGGAGGCAGATGCTAAGGTCGCCATGGATACTGCCGAAAGTTGGGAGGCCGCTTCTCCAGAAACGCCTGCTTGCCTTCCGCGCCCTCTTCCGTCATGTAATAGAGCATGGTGGCATTTCCAGCCAGTTCCTGGAGTCCCGCTTGACCATCGCAATCTGCATTAAAGGCTGACTTGAGGCACCGAATCGCAATCGGACTCTTCTGCAAAATTTCCGATGCCCATTGAATCCCTTCGGCCTCAAGCTGCTCCACGGGTACGACACAGTTGACCAGCCCCATGTCTAGCGCTTGCTGAGCATCGTACTGACGGCATAAAAACCAGATTTCACGAGCTTTTTTCTGACCTACAATACGTGCCAGGTAGCTTGCCCCGAATCCACCATCAAAGCTACCCACCTTGGGCCCGGTTTGTCCAAAGATGGCATTATCAGCGGCAATCGTGAGGTCACAAATCAAGTGCAGCACATGACCACCTCCGATTGCGTAGCCTGCTACCAGCGCAATCACCACTTTGGGCATCGAACGAATCAGCCGTTGCAGATCCAACACGTTTAGGCGAGGAATCCCAGCCTCATCGACGTATCCCGCTTCGCCGCGTACACTTTGGTCGCCACCGGAGCAGAAAGCATATTTGCCATCGGTGTGGGGGCCTACGCCTGTGAATAGGACAACGCCAATGGTGGAATCTTCGCGGGCATCGATAAATGCGTCGTAGAGTTCAAATACGGTTTTGGGTCGGAAGGCGTTGCGTTTGTGGGGACGGTTGATGGTGATTTTCGCGATCCCATCCGCCTTGTGATACAGAATGTCTTCGTAGGATTTGGCAACCTGCCACTCAACTTGCATAGGTTTAAAGGCTTGAATTGTCGCACTCTTCAGTATCCCACGGTTTGAGAATGCTCGGTTTTTGCGGAGGTCTGGGCATACTGAAACTCGTTAGGATGATAGGAATTAAACAGGTGCTCCTAGACCGTTGCATTTAGTCCATCCTCTCTTTCCGATCCCAAGCTATCAGCGTATCCGTATTGCTCTCCCTTATTCGGTTTAGCTATGCAATCTCCCTCCGTGTCAAGCTCTTCGTCTTCCGTGTGGCAAAAGTTACGCAAGCGTGAAATCACCTGCGAGCAAGCATTGCACCTGTTGGTAGACGGGAAAGGGACGGTCAACCTTCAGGGATTGGATTCGGACGTTAGCTATCGGTTTCTGCGTGAATTTCCCAATCCCAGCAACTTACCTCCCGTCATTCCCTTGCTGCTATGGCGCAATTGCTACTACCTAGGCAGTCCTGTAGACCTCGATCCGCAGACAATTCGACAATTGAGCGATCGCACCTTTACGGAAATTAAAGTCGTTCCCATTAGCGATCGCAGCTATCGGAGTTGGTACCATACCCAGAACTTTGACCATTCCCAAATTTCGGCAGAACCGTTGGTCAATCCCCTCACGGGTGAGGTGGAAACGGAAAATATTAGCGAAGTCACCGAACTCTACCTCTCCAAAGCCGCCGATCAGATTAGCCGCATTCGGACAATTATCTCCGGTGCTCTCCGCAACCGAGCCAGCGACATTCACCTTGAACCTGTGGATGACGGTTTGCGCGTCCGTTATCGGATTGATGGCGTGCTGCGCGATATCACGACCTTACCCAAGGACATTAGCCGTCGGGTGATTGTTGCGCTGAAAGTCATGTCGAATATGGACATTGCGGAGAGTCGTAGACCGCAGGATGCCCGGATTGGGGAACGGTACGCTACAGGTGAGGAACTCGGCATTGGGCTAGATATGCGGGTGAGTACGTTGCCCTGCGTGGGGGGAGAGAAAGCAGTTGTCCGCCTTTTGCCGAACCAGAATCCGTTTGTGAGCTTAGAGGACATTGGCTTTACGCCGAAGGCTCTTAAGACTTACAAGCACTGGATTAGTCAGCCCCAGGGCATGATCATTTTTACAGGGCCAACCGGATCGGGAAAAACCAGCACGCTCTACACCAGCTTGCAGGAAGTAGCAACGGAATTTGTGAACGTGACCACCATTGAAGACCCGATTGAGTACGTGCTGTCCCGTATTACCCAAACCCAGGTCAATGAGCTAGCTGGGATGACCTTTGCGGCTGGCCTCCGGGCAATTTTGCGGCAGGATCCGGATATTGTGATGGTGGGCGAAATCCGCGACCATGAAACCGCCGAAACCGCAGTTCGAGCCGCCCTCACCGGACACCTGGTGTTCACCACCCTACACACCAACGACGCACTGGGCGCTATTCCCCGGATTAAAGATATTGGCCCTGACCCGGGCTTAATTAGCGATGCGCTCTTGGGGATTGTGGCTCAGCGCTTGGTGCGAACAGTCTGTCCCCACTGCGCCGAAGCCTACGATCCGACGCCGGATGATTTGGAGGTGCTGGGACTGGAGCGATCGCGCGCCAATCCATCCCGTTGGCGCAAGGGGCGGGGCTGTGCCCGCTGCTTCCATTCCGGTTACTTGGGACGGGAAGCGATTATCGAGTTGTTAGACATTGACGAGACCATTCAGCAGTTGATCTACGAAGGCACGATGCCGGATCTACGGCGCTACCTGAAGGAAATTGATTTTCAATCCTTCCGCATTGCGGCGATCGCCAAAGTCACCTCCGGGATCACCACGATTGAGGAAGTCAAGCGAGTTCTGCCGTCCAGTGCGTTGCGCCACCCCCTGAGTCGAACCCTGAAATCCCTGAAAACGATAGAACATCCGGCGGCTAGCGGTGGGTGATCGCCCAAATTCAAGCGCTTAACGAATGGCAAAAGAACGTTTAAGTTTAGTAAACTATTGCTGTGCCCCTGGTTTGCGTAAACTCCCATGACCTTTGATTTCCTGACCTTTCGCTTTCATATCGACGCGACAACGTTATCTGGAATTGGGTTGTGGGCGCTGGCTCTGTACTTAATGTTTTTTCCGTTTACCGAGCGCATTGCCGATCGCATTAGCCAATGGTTCAACCATGCCGAGCGATCGCTCTACACCTCCGCAGAGGAGTTTGAGCGCACCCGCAAGGCGCGGGAATCGCAGAATGAGTTTTACGGGTCAATCTTTAGCGTAATCCCGTTTGTGATCGCTGGTGTGTTGTTTAACTACGGCGTTGAACTTGGGTTAGGGCAAAGCTGGTCCATTAGTACCGGGATTATTGCCTGCATGGGGGGCGGCATTTACGAACTGGGGCGACGCAGTACGCAGCCGTAGCCGTTATCCACGTTCAACATTGCGCGTTGCCTTCATACTCAAAATTAGCCATCTCGAAAATTGCGACATCCGTGGCGCGGAATAGGATGGGGAGCCTGTGTAGTTAGCTACACACTCACACATCCCTCTGTTCAGTCAGGTACTTCGATGCGTACCAAAGCTCAGAGGTTCTGCTCTACAAGGATTGAATGTTATGATTCACCACGTTTCGATGTCCGCTCGTCAGCCGCTTCATGTTGCAACGGTACTGGCCGAAATCTTGCATGGACAGGTGATACCGTTTCCGCCGAACCCCAATAGTTACGTTGCAGTGTCGGGTGATGATTACGGCACAATGATTGAAGTGTATCCCGATGGTAGCGAAATCTTGCCGGGACGCAATCCTGAGGAACAAGCCTGATTTGAACAGCAGGCAGCCCCTCAAACCCATAGCCCATTTCATGTGGCGATTTCAGTTCCAGCGAGTTTAGAGGAAATCCAGGCGGTTGGCGATCGCGAAGGGTGGCGAGTGCTCCACTGTAGCCGGGATGGCCTTTTTGACGTGATTGAGTTCTGGGTGGAAAATCGCCTGATGCTGGAACTCCTGACTCCGGCCATGGCGATCACCTATCAAGAGGCCATGGCTCCTAAAAAACTGGTAGAGTTCATGGAGCAGCTTGCGATGACGCCTGCCCACGTTTAAGGAGATATAGCTGTTGCCAGCTATATTAGCCCCCACGCAGAATAATAAATAACCCAGCGGCGACGCTCAAGGTTGCCATCAGCGTTACCCAAATGGGATGCCCACTGCGACTGAGGCGACCGCGTTGGGGCGTGATTGTATCCACATCAATCCAAGGCAATGCACCCCGACGCAGCCAACCCTGAACAGTTACCCTGGTATGGGCATAGTCATGGGGGTGAACTTGGGGAAATAGGTTGCCGAAAGTTCCGAAGGGAGACAGGAAGCGGAGTTTGAACGTACCCTGATCGCTTTTGATCGATAAATCTTGTTCCAACGCATTGCGAAATCCTCGATAGCCCAGCAACGTACCTTGAAGCCGGACAGGATAACTGTCAATGGGTAACGCCAGGGGATCGGTGAGTAAATCCGGTACCGATGGGGCATCCTCTAGGCTATAGCTGCGGATCGTCGGAAATCGAGCATTAATCTGCATAAAAAGCCCAAATCCAAGTCCAACCAGGCTGCATCCCCACAGAATACTGCGATCGCCCCACAGACTTCCCAATTCATACACCCCGATTAGGGGAAACACGAGTCCGACTAACCATACGCCCAGCCCGAACCCCAATCCAAGGGGAAGTCCCAACAGGGGTGCAGCCTCTAAAAGCGCTTTAGACCGCGATCGCGCCTGGGGTTTGGCCGTGGGGAACTCTAGTTCCGGCTCGAGTCGCCAACTGCGGGCGCATTTTTCGAGCCATGCGAGGCGTTCTCCCAGTAGGGCATGGGATTGACGCACTAAGAACCAGCGGCGATAGGGACTGGCAACATCCCAATGTAGAATCGGAGCCAGGGGCGCATGGGCATGTAAGCTGCCGATGGTCATTGCGGTGCGATCGTCCAAGGGCATCAGCAACCGACAGCCTTCCAATACGGGGATCGATTCGCGTTGCTGCCCTATACTGCGGCTGATCCCGATGGCTTGTTTTAAGATCGCACGGGTCAGACCATTGGGATTGCCCGTCGCACTCACGGCAAAGCGATCGCCCCGGAATTGCCGATGACGACACAGCCAATAGCCCGGAATTTGCAACAGCCAGAAGATGCCGTAGCAAAGAGACGCTAACCACCCCAGCGGCAAACTGAGGACGGACGGGGCAAGGCGATCGCCCCAGGTTGCGAGTCGCCAGTAGAGAAGGTACGGAACGTGGAGAACCGTCGTTACCCCTGCTAAAACGGCAGCGCTACCGTTCAGCAAATGGCTGCACTCAACCACGATGGCGGCGGCCATTTCGTCGCCCTGAAGCTGATCCAGAAAGCCTTGACTGACCACCAAATAGGACTGGGAGGGGAGCAGGCCATAGGACAGGGTGACGGGAGCATTGATCGGCAGCAGTTCCAGGGCGGGAAGGGGCGATCGCCGCTGGGCGTAGATACGCTTGAGTACCCGCATCGCTTCTGGACTCCGACGGGCGAGCACATCGCTGTTGAGAGTTTGCACGTTGTAGACTCGTCGTAACACCCAGTGCAGCAACCACGGTGATCCGCCCAAGATGAAGAGAACTATCGTGATGACGGTGACTAAGACAAATACATTGGGCGGATTTGCGTAGCTGATGCGGAGAAACGACAAGGTGCCGTAAACGAAGTCAAGGCTCAATTGGGTGAGAAGTCCTGGCAGTATGACGATGCTCACCAGGGTCACGATCTGAACGATACGCAGTTCAACGGGCTTTAACTCGACAAGATCTACCCATCGCTGGGCGCGGTCGGCATTGTGCCATTCGGGTTTGTAGGAGCTGGCTTCGGCAGGAGGCACTAATGGATTAGAAGGGGCGAGCGCGTCTGAGGGCGAGGGGGGCTCAACCCTTGCGTCCTGAACCGCTGTCTCAGACTCTGCAGCGGTTGGAGTTACAGGAGAGCTTGGATAGAGAACGGTTTCTGTCTGGAGTTGGGTGACGGAGCCGGACGATGGGGCTGGGCGTCGGGGGAACGATGGGCGAGGGGGGGCAGGCATGATGGGAACGAAGCCTGTCTCGTCTTGATCGAGCGGCGCAAATCCCGTTTCATCCCCAGGCGCGAGTTGGGTAATGTCATCATCAGTCGGAGTAAGCTCAGTGGGCTGAGGAACGCGATCGCTCGACGCAGGCGATCGCTCCAGGCTCTCCATTATTTGTATGGCCCAACGTTTCACCTGCTCACTGGAATGGGTGCAGAGGGGTTTACACAGGGCGATCGCCATCCGTCGTTCGCCTTTACGTGCATAGGAGACCACCAGCCCCATCTGTGCCTTGACGAGGGTACTTTCATCTGTAGCTGTTTGACAGACTGTTTCAAGTTCGGCGATCGCCGTTTCATAGTCCCGTTGTTTGATGGCCTTCAATCCCCGTCCCAAGGTGGACAATGAGGACGAATCTGCCCCCGGATCGCGAAATTCTCCCTGTGGACGTGAGGGGTCTGAAGAGGCCGAAAAGGAATCCATCGCAACGTCCCCAAAAATATAAATCGTGAGCTATACCGCTTGCACTGACATGAATGCACCCGATCCCCGGCAACGGTCTTAAGACCTCGGTGGATTTTCTTAGTCTACCCAATGTCGCGAATCTGCTTTCAGTCCCCCCTCAAGGATGCTCACACGCCTGTCAAAACTTCGAGCCAAATCGTTAGACTATTAGGCATCTCCACTCGTTTGCGGGAGGTTTTATGAATTCCAGTGCCCTGTCCCTACCCACTCCGCTCATTCTCGACTTGGCGTTGACCGATGACCAATTTTTTCAGCTTTGCCAAACCCATCAAGACCTGAAATTTGAGCGCAGTGCATCGGGAGAATTAGTCATCATGGCACCCACCGGAGGAAATACGGGTAAGCGCAACGTTAAGTTAACGACTCAACTCGATATTTGGAATACCCAAACCCAGATGGGCGAGGTGTTTGATTCATCGACCGGATTCATCCTACCTAGCGGCGCAAACCGATCGCCCGATGCCTCCTGGGTGCGGCGCGATCGCTGGGATGCCCTAACCCCAGAGCAGCAGGAACGATTTGTGCCCCTCTGTCCTGATTTTGTGGTGGAGCTTCTATCGCCGAGTGACTCCCTAGAACGCACCCGCGCCAAGATGGTGGAGTATATCGACAACGGTGCCCAACTGGGATGGTTAATTAATCGTCAGCAGCGGCAGGTGGAAATCTACCGTCCAGAGCAGGTTCCAGAGGTTCTGGATTCGCCAACGGTGCTTTCCGGGGAAACTGTTTTACCAGGGTTTACGTTAGATCTAGTTCCTATCTGGTAAGCCCAGGATTCTACAAAGCGATCTTGAAAGTTCGCGCTACCGTAGAGTCATAGCGCTCTATCCGAAAGGCGATCGCCATGATGCTGTACCAAAAAATTCTGTCGATGAGCACCCGTGGTAAATCGATTCAGCGAATTACCTCTCCGATTCAGGATGTGGTTCGCGAGTCGGGAATCGAGATGGGGCTATGTACGGTCTTTGTGCGGCACACCTCCGCCAGCTTAATCATTCAGGAGAACGCTGACCCGGATGTGCTTCGCGATTTGGAGCAATTCTTCTCCAAACTGGTTCCAGAAGACAACCCCTACATCCACAGCACCGAAGGCTCTGACGACATGCCTGCCCACATTCGCTCGGTTCTGACTAAAACCTCGGAGCAAATTCCGATCGCCCAAGGACGGCTGCTGCTGGGCACCTGGCAAGGGATTTACCTATGGGAGCATCGAACACGGGGACATCAGCGCGAGGTGGTAGTTCATATTTCTGGGAAGTAACGGGACGGAAGAAGACCATGACACGAACAGCATTAATTACCGGAGCATCCCAGGGATCAGGGTTGGCGATCGCCCGTCGCTTTGCCCGGCAAGGTTATGACGTTGTGATGGTGGCACGCCAAGAAGAACGGCTACGGTCAGCAGCGGAAGAGGTCGCGCAGTTTGGGCACCAAGTACTCGCCATTCCAGCGGATGTCGGAAAGGCGTCAGAGGTAGCCGCCCTAGTGAAAAAAGCCCTGAACCAGTATGAGTGCATTGACGTGTTGATCAACAATGCGGGCTTTTGCCTCACCGGAGACATGGTGGACACTACCCTAGAGGATTGGCATCAGATTATGGATACCAATCTATGGGGCTACGTTCACACCATCCATGCCTTGCTGCCGTCTTTTCTGGAGCAAGGACGAGGTGTGATTGTGAATGTCGGATCATTTGGCGGTCAAATGCCGTTGCCCCACATGACCGCCTATTGCACCAGCAAGTATGCCGTCACGGGCTTAACCCATACCCTGCGCTTGGAACTTGCACCCCAGGGCATCCATGTTGCCCTCGTGCAACCCGGTATGATCAACAGCGATTTCTTGGAGCGGGCAGTTTTTCGCGGAAACGTTGAGGCTCAACGAGCGCAAATGGCAAATCTGGCCAGT
This genomic interval from Synechococcales cyanobacterium T60_A2020_003 contains the following:
- a CDS encoding Uma2 family endonuclease, which gives rise to MNSSALSLPTPLILDLALTDDQFFQLCQTHQDLKFERSASGELVIMAPTGGNTGKRNVKLTTQLDIWNTQTQMGEVFDSSTGFILPSGANRSPDASWVRRDRWDALTPEQQERFVPLCPDFVVELLSPSDSLERTRAKMVEYIDNGAQLGWLINRQQRQVEIYRPEQVPEVLDSPTVLSGETVLPGFTLDLVPIW
- the menB gene encoding 1,4-dihydroxy-2-naphthoyl-CoA synthase: MQVEWQVAKSYEDILYHKADGIAKITINRPHKRNAFRPKTVFELYDAFIDAREDSTIGVVLFTGVGPHTDGKYAFCSGGDQSVRGEAGYVDEAGIPRLNVLDLQRLIRSMPKVVIALVAGYAIGGGHVLHLICDLTIAADNAIFGQTGPKVGSFDGGFGASYLARIVGQKKAREIWFLCRQYDAQQALDMGLVNCVVPVEQLEAEGIQWASEILQKSPIAIRCLKSAFNADCDGQAGLQELAGNATMLYYMTEEGAEGKQAFLEKRPPNFRQYPWRP
- a CDS encoding YjbQ family protein encodes the protein MMLYQKILSMSTRGKSIQRITSPIQDVVRESGIEMGLCTVFVRHTSASLIIQENADPDVLRDLEQFFSKLVPEDNPYIHSTEGSDDMPAHIRSVLTKTSEQIPIAQGRLLLGTWQGIYLWEHRTRGHQREVVVHISGK
- a CDS encoding type II/IV secretion system protein; this translates as MQSPSVSSSSSSVWQKLRKREITCEQALHLLVDGKGTVNLQGLDSDVSYRFLREFPNPSNLPPVIPLLLWRNCYYLGSPVDLDPQTIRQLSDRTFTEIKVVPISDRSYRSWYHTQNFDHSQISAEPLVNPLTGEVETENISEVTELYLSKAADQISRIRTIISGALRNRASDIHLEPVDDGLRVRYRIDGVLRDITTLPKDISRRVIVALKVMSNMDIAESRRPQDARIGERYATGEELGIGLDMRVSTLPCVGGEKAVVRLLPNQNPFVSLEDIGFTPKALKTYKHWISQPQGMIIFTGPTGSGKTSTLYTSLQEVATEFVNVTTIEDPIEYVLSRITQTQVNELAGMTFAAGLRAILRQDPDIVMVGEIRDHETAETAVRAALTGHLVFTTLHTNDALGAIPRIKDIGPDPGLISDALLGIVAQRLVRTVCPHCAEAYDPTPDDLEVLGLERSRANPSRWRKGRGCARCFHSGYLGREAIIELLDIDETIQQLIYEGTMPDLRRYLKEIDFQSFRIAAIAKVTSGITTIEEVKRVLPSSALRHPLSRTLKSLKTIEHPAASGG
- a CDS encoding PPC domain-containing protein; this encodes MSPSNQVDVFKVNVSKTSSVSASLSKLKANATIQLFDKKKSAVDQASFTKGGQGRGILRNLTRGIYYLQVSLTKGKKTAYELQLDAAKPRVPNRATMPSSAQHWTPARYLYRQTID
- a CDS encoding SDR family oxidoreductase produces the protein MTRTALITGASQGSGLAIARRFARQGYDVVMVARQEERLRSAAEEVAQFGHQVLAIPADVGKASEVAALVKKALNQYECIDVLINNAGFCLTGDMVDTTLEDWHQIMDTNLWGYVHTIHALLPSFLEQGRGVIVNVGSFGGQMPLPHMTAYCTSKYAVTGLTHTLRLELAPQGIHVALVQPGMINSDFLERAVFRGNVEAQRAQMANLASSAWVSQPDDIAEAVWDVVVHRKPELVVGPAQFVTEAYRLFPGLMQWAMQT